One stretch of Daphnia pulicaria isolate SC F1-1A chromosome 8, SC_F0-13Bv2, whole genome shotgun sequence DNA includes these proteins:
- the LOC124312359 gene encoding cytochrome P450 3A16-like: protein MNSDAFSSILSTLFVASLVLFLLYRYMTSTFTYFSERGIPGPKPIPIFGNLWGIWRVSLPDHDRNLVKKYGKIFGYFDGSNPSLWVTDPEFIKAIFVKDFDHFTNRRNITFESKVVRRMVSSARGQEWKDIRSSITPAFTTGKIKRMSVLIKNCADRMAIKFDNIATSQGKLEAKIQFSAFTMDVIARCAFGMTIDSLGEKDDPFMTKAKAIFNPPVNKTPLAVIPFIYPKLIPLLGERVFLTEGFQFFIRLLENLIKERKESEQKYQDFVEAATETITDYTKEVDGKSVPKWSSEEINEIVIAQSVLFLLAGFDTTATTLTNIIFLLALNPEIQNRLHQEIKNKLKISGEVNHDILIDFPYIDQVINEVLRVYPPVPRVERECNKDVTYNGIEIKKGTMITVPSFALHYDPDSYPDPETFNPDRWSADNKAERDPYTFLPFGMGPRNCVGMRFAMEEIKIALCTIVSQFRFFRVRETPEKMQFDKGFIQVTQPVNAIVGIERRPTLAEPQQTETEKKKKNSYF from the exons ATGAACAGCGACGCTTTTTCCTCCATCCTCTCTACGCTATTTGTCGCCTCgttggttttgtttcttctctatAG ATACATGACCTCAACGTTCACTTATTTCTCTGAACGTGGTATTCCCGGCCCCAAACCTATTCCGATTTTTGGAAATCTCTGGGGCATTTGGAGAGTG AGTTTACCTGATCACGATCGAAATTTGGTGAAAAAATACGGCAAGATTTTTGGATATTTCGACGGCAGCAATCCCAGTCTGTGGGTCACCGATCCCGAGTTCATCAAGGCCATCTTCGTCAAAGACTTTGATCATTTCACCAATCGTCGG AATATTACGTTCGAAAGTAAAGTGGTTCGTCGGATGGTTAGCAGCGCTCGCGGTCAGGAGTGGAAGGATATCCGTTCATCCATCACACCGGCATTCACCACGGGAAAAATTAAGCGG ATGTCCGTCTTGATAAAAAACTGTGCCGATCGAATGGCCATCAAGTTCGATAACATCGCAACAAGTCAAGGAAAATTGGAAGCTAAAAT TCAATTTAGTGCGTTCACTATGGACGTGATCGCTCGATGCGCTTTTGGGATGACGATCGACAGTTTAGGTGAGAAGGACGATCCTTTTATGACAAAAGCCAAAGCCATCTTTAACCCTCCGGTCAACAAAACTCCACTAGCTGTTATTCCAT TTATTTATCCGAAGTTGATTCCATTATTGGGCGAGCGCGTCTTCCTCACAGAGGGATTCCAATTCTTCATTAGACTACTAGAGAACTTGATCAAAGAGCGTAAGGAGTCGGAACAG AAATATCAGGATTTTGTCGAAGCAGCCACGGAAACTATCACCGACTACACGAAAGAGGTTGACGGCAAGTCTGTACCAAAGTGGAGTAGCGaagaaatcaacgagattgTTATCGCTCAG TCGGTTCTCTTCTTGCTGGCCGGCTTCGACACGACAGCCACTACGTTGACCAAcatcatttttcttctcgCTTTAAATCCGGAAATTCAAAACAGATTACACCAAGAAATCaagaacaaattgaaaatttct GGAGAAGTCAATCACGACATACTGATTGACTTTCCGTACATCGACCAGGTCATAAACGAAGTGCTCCGGGTCTACCCACCAGTTCCAAG AGTTGAGAGGGAATGTAACAAAGACGTCACTTACAACGGTATCGAAATCAAGAAAGGAACCATGATTACCGTGCCGTCGTTTGCTCTCCATTACGACCCGGACAGTTATCCGGATCCCGAAACATTTAATCCCGATAG GTGGAGCGCCGATAACAAAGCTGAACGTGACCCGTACACTTTTCTTCCGTTTGGAATGGGGCCTCGTAACTGTGTCGGCATGCGATTTGCCAtggaagaaatcaaaatagcTTTGTGCACAATCGTCAGTCAGTTCCGCTTCTTCCGTGTCCGTGAAACACCG GAAAAGATGCAATTCGACAAAGGATTCATTCAAGTGACGCAGCCCGTCAACGCTATTGTTGGAATTGAGCGTCGCCCAACTTTAGCGGAACCCCAGCAAAccgaaactgaaaaaaaaaaaaaaaattcatatttttaa